The sequence CAGCAGGGGAATGGCGCAAAACGCCACCGCAATGGCAGCGCCCAGTTTGCCGCCTTCGGGCTGGCTGTCTGCCGTGGTGTGCACAGGAGATTCCGTGGTCATATCCGGTGTCCGTTTTTAGTTGGAGGCGGCTTGGCTGCCGTGCTGTTGCTGGTAGTAGGCCGCAACGTCCTGAATGTCCTTGGGCGTGAGCTTTTGGGCAATCGAGCCCATCAGGCCCAGCGGGCCGTTGTCACGCGTCTTCTTCTGCCAGGCATCGACCTGCGACTGCATATAGGCCGCGCTCAGGTGGCCAATGGCGGGGAAGTCCAGGCCCACGCCGGTACCACCAGGACCGTGGCATTTGGCGCAGGCCGGAATACCGTCACCCCAGCGGCCGCGTTCGACCAACCAGGCGCCGTTGCTGTCCTTGGCGGTGGGCAAGGGGCCCACCTGGCTCTTGATGGGCAACTTCAGACTGGCGTAATAGGCGGCGACATCGGCCTTTTCCGCATCGGTCAGCGCACGGGCATTGGGCTCCATGGTCGGCGCCTTGCGCTTGCCGGCGGCAAAGCTCAGGAGCTGGCGCTCCAGGTAACCAGCGGACTGGCCGGCCAATGGCGGAAAGCCGGGGCCACCCTCGCCGTTGCTGCCGTGGCAGGAGACGCAGGCGGCTGCGCCTTGGGAGCCGCCATTGGCAGCGATTTTGGCGCCGGCGCTCGCGTCAGCAGCCCAGCTCGGAATATGGCAGGCTGCCAGCAGGGCAAAGCACGCCAGCCCTTGGATAGGGGCCTTGGTTACGGGCATAAGAATGAATGGACAAAGTGGGGGAGAACCAGGGTCGGTCCGCGGTGCGGCCTCCCTGGGCGTGCGCTTTTCGTATGCCTCCGGCGCGCGCAGGCATTGACCCCCAAAAGGCTAAGGGCAATGCATTAAGACGGAATTAAGACTTTGGCAAACCTTGCTTTCGAGCAAGGTGCTGCAACACTCAATGTGTAGACTGACTGCGGCTACGCTGCAACGGCACCGTGGCCACCAGCACGCTGCACAGTGCCATGCCCAGGGCCAGCATTTGCAAGGGCTGCAGCGACTCCCCCAGCAGCAGCACACCGGTCAGTGCTGCACTCACGGGCAGCAGCACCGTGAAGACGCCGCTTTGTGACGCCGGCACGGTGCGCAGCCCCGTCATCCACAGCCACACGGTCCACATGCTGGCGGCCAGCGCATACAGCAGCAGCAGCCACCAGGTGCTGCTTTGCACGCCCGCAAAATCAAACTGCAGCGCCATATAAACGCCCATGGGCGTGGACAGGGCCAGACCCCACAGATTGATGATGGCGGTGATGCGCTTGGGCGGCAGGGCGGCCGTGAGCTTTTTGCCGATGACGGCGTAGCTGGCCTCAC comes from Comamonas sp. GB3 AK4-5 and encodes:
- a CDS encoding cytochrome c, coding for MPVTKAPIQGLACFALLAACHIPSWAADASAGAKIAANGGSQGAAACVSCHGSNGEGGPGFPPLAGQSAGYLERQLLSFAAGKRKAPTMEPNARALTDAEKADVAAYYASLKLPIKSQVGPLPTAKDSNGAWLVERGRWGDGIPACAKCHGPGGTGVGLDFPAIGHLSAAYMQSQVDAWQKKTRDNGPLGLMGSIAQKLTPKDIQDVAAYYQQQHGSQAASN